A genomic region of Raphanus sativus cultivar WK10039 chromosome 6, ASM80110v3, whole genome shotgun sequence contains the following coding sequences:
- the LOC130496593 gene encoding transcription termination factor MTERF2, chloroplastic-like: MLLHCNASCTSPFSLVSSSIRRHDHSEESHDTVTLRRRHNARSLSLFTRHNQNLKQTKNPDESQETSVPPRRDDDGDDDRSKLLELSLVTRRTPQFPGSIYAQSASDPDVASSLPSLRKFLGSSDDDDEGEMIAKALEIRRKVTKEIIKESLVRKGRFGITYATNVTDRLGEFVDHVMIEAAALKRLPEYEETRFNIRARTVIEECNFVPLVRWLKYHEFSYNRIGKIICMSKGNLDSIRITIEWLKTIHVKGEFIGVAFLRSGDNILQRSREELDEIVEYLESNGVRRDWMGYVVGRCPELLSFSMEEVKSRVDFFMNMGMNQNDFGTMVFDYPKIVGFFSFEEMEKKISYLKEFGLSTEDVGRLLAFKPHLMGCSIEERWKPLAKYFYYLGISKEGMKRILVVKPILYCIDLEKTIAPKVRFFQDMGIPNEAIGNMLVKFPSLLTYSLYKKIRPVVIFLLTRAGVSQKDIGKVFAMDPALLGCSIGTKLEPNMRYYVSLGIRIHQLGEMIADFPMLLRYNVDILRPKYSYLRRTMIRPLQDLIEFPRFFSYSLERRIIPRHTLMVENRVNFKLRFMLACSDEEFERRVRDKVERRERFEAGLDSQLLDETISDEELAFSDSPEAEEE, from the exons ATGCTTCTCCACTGCAACGCAAGCTGCACCTCACCCTTCTCCCTCGTCTCCTCCTCCATCCGCCGTCACGACCACTCCGAAGAATCCCACGACACAGTCACCCTCCGCCGCCGCCACAATGCTAGatccctctctctcttcaccCGCCACAACCAAAACCTGAAACAGACCAAAAACCCAGACGAATCCCAAGAAACCTCCGTTCCTCCTCGGCGTGATGACGACGGCGACGACGACAGATCGAAGCTACTCGAGCTCTCTCTCGTCACCAGAAGAACTCCACAGTTCCCCGGCTCGATCTACGCCCAATCAGCTTCCGATCCCGACGTCGCCTCCTCTCTCCCTTCCCTCCGTAAATTCCTCGGCTCCTCCGATGACGACGACGAGGGAGAGATGATAGCTAAGGCGCTTGAGATAAGGAGGAAAGTGACGAAGGAGATTATAAAAGAGTCTCTGGTGAGGAAAGGTAGGTTTGGGATCACGTACGCGACTAATGTGACTGATCGTTTGGGTGAGTTCGTTGATCATGTCATGATCGAAGCCGCGGCGTTGAAGCGGCTGCCGGAATATGAGGAGACGAGGTTCAACATCCGCGCTAGGACGGTGATAGAGGAGTGTAACTTCGTGCCGCTTGTAAG GTGGTTGAAGTACCACGAGTTTTCATACAATAGAATTGGGAAGATCATATGCATGTCCAAAGGAAACCTTGACTCCATTAGAATCACGATCGAGTGGCTCAAAACCATTCATGTGAAAGGCGAATTCATTGGAGTTGCCTTCTTGAGATCCGGGGACAACATCTTGCAACGTAGCCGCGAAGAGCTAGACGAGATTGTTGAGTATCTAGAGAGCAATGGTGTGAGGAGGGATTGGATGGGATATGTGGTTGGCCGATGTCCCGAGTTGCTTTCTTTCAGCATGGAAGAAGTCAAAAGCCGTGTTGATTTCTTCATGAATATGGGTATGAATCAGAATGATTTTGGCACTATGGTGTTTGATTATCCAAAGATAGTTGGTTTCTTTTCGTTCGAGGAGATGGAGAAAAAG ATCAGTTACCTGAAAGAGTTTGGGCTTAGCACAGAAGATGTTGGGAGATTATTAGCCTTCAAGCCACATCTCATGGGGTGCAGTatagaagaaagatggaagccTCTGGCCAAATACTTCTACTACCTTGGAATCTCCAAAGAAGGAATGAAAAGAATCCTTGTCGTCAAACCAATTCTTTACTGCATTGATTTGGAGAAGACAATAGCACCAAAG GTTAGATTTTTCCAGGACATGGGTATTCCTAATGAAGCAATCGGAAACATGTTAGTAAAGTTTCCTTCTTTGCTAACCTATAGCCTCTACAAGAAAATCAGACCAGTG gtgatttttcttttaaccaGAGCAGGAGTAAGCCAGAAGGATATTGGTAAAGTTTTTGCAATGGATCCAGCTCTACTTGGATGCAGTATAGGGACGAAGCTAGAACCGAACATGAGATACTATGTATCGTTAGGGATCAGAATCCATCAACTAGGTGAAATGATTGCTGACTTCCCGATGCTGCTCAGATACAACGTTGATATACTACGTCCAAAATACAGTTACTTGCGAAGAACAATGATCCGTCCGCTTCAAGATCTCATTGAGTTTCCCAG GTTCTTTAGCTACTCTCTGGAGCGTCGGATAATACCAAGGCACACCCTTATGGTTGAGAATAGAGTTAACTTCAAGCTCAGGTTCATGTTGGCTTGCTCTGATGAAGAATTTGAGAGGAGAGTCAGAGACAAagtggagagaagagagagattcGAAGCTGGTCTTGACTCTCAGCTGTTGGATGAGACTATCTCCGACGAGGAGTTAGCTTTCTCAGACTCTCCCGAGGCAGAGGAAGAATGA